The following proteins are encoded in a genomic region of Halomicroarcula saliterrae:
- a CDS encoding ABC transporter permease — protein sequence MSKAKLDKKGYVHGLQSHGGKVIKLLATVLLVMMWLPMVTLVILSVSADGLLAFPPQNLTLEWYVDVLTDPQGQKAIYNTLKIGLVATPISISVATLAVIGIDRYEFRGKPWVLLLAIAKLLVPGIVGAIAVFQAAETVGISGYWLVVFVHIIATLPFSTLVMLETFSNFDESLEAAAMDLGANELTTFRSVTVPNMLTGIIATSLLTFTFSFNEFIFTYFVRDSGSVTLPVYLWNNIVYGLDPSLNAISVIFLGVATSFLLLAVTISGVRKVAI from the coding sequence ATGAGTAAGGCAAAACTCGACAAGAAAGGATACGTCCACGGGCTACAGAGTCACGGCGGAAAAGTCATCAAGCTGCTTGCCACCGTGCTCCTGGTGATGATGTGGCTACCGATGGTGACGCTGGTTATCCTGTCGGTCTCTGCCGACGGGCTACTCGCGTTTCCACCGCAGAATCTGACGCTCGAGTGGTACGTCGACGTGTTGACAGACCCACAAGGCCAGAAGGCGATATACAATACCCTGAAGATCGGACTGGTCGCCACCCCGATATCGATTTCGGTCGCGACCTTGGCGGTAATCGGCATCGACCGCTACGAGTTCCGGGGCAAGCCCTGGGTGTTGTTACTCGCTATCGCGAAGCTACTGGTCCCGGGAATCGTCGGCGCTATCGCCGTCTTTCAGGCCGCGGAGACCGTCGGAATCAGCGGATACTGGCTCGTCGTGTTCGTACACATCATCGCGACGCTCCCGTTCTCGACGCTCGTGATGCTCGAGACGTTCTCGAATTTCGATGAGAGCCTCGAAGCGGCCGCTATGGACCTGGGCGCGAACGAACTGACGACGTTCCGGAGCGTGACGGTTCCGAACATGCTCACCGGGATCATCGCGACGTCGCTACTGACGTTTACGTTCTCGTTCAACGAGTTCATCTTCACGTATTTCGTCAGGGACAGCGGGAGCGTCACGCTGCCGGTGTACCTGTGGAACAACATCGTCTACGGACTGGACCCGTCGTTAAACGCGATAAGCGTCATCTTCCTCGGAGTGGCGACGAGTTTCCTGTTGCTCGCCGTGACCATTTCCGGCGTCAGGAAAGTCGCTATCTAG
- a CDS encoding amidase: MRKPSVDEVAALADELSITLNDEEADAYTQVVRETLDVFSEVESRPTPRHPPREYSYRGRTPGYQPTASEDPHNAWITRCRVEGAETGPLTGMTVGLKDNVSLAGIELTNGSRVMEGYVPACDATIVTRLLEAGATITGKTNLWSFSSGAPEFGHVRNPRNPEYSVGHSSSGSTAAVAAGEVDIGIGSDQGGSVRMPASFAGVVGLKPTYGLIPYTGIFGADPSLDHVGPLTRSVEEAALVTEVLAGRDGLDPRQPRDLSVRNYVEALQSEVSELTVAVLSEGFDAGGGESDVTAAVADAVETLADCGVEIQEVSVPMHDRAGELSVVVALYGMGQLFRQHGLSPGFDGWYDTGAIDYVSRALAARSSDLPATVTHAILVSEFLRRNYGGSLYAKAKNLTLQLRAAYDDALADADALVMPTVPMKPPAFGSSMDLEKMRRTGPGFAETVNTEPFNLSHHPALSVPCATVDDVPVGAMFVASHFDEPTLFALGAALERQTEQ, from the coding sequence ATGAGAAAGCCGTCGGTAGACGAGGTCGCAGCACTCGCGGATGAGCTCTCGATTACGCTCAACGACGAGGAGGCGGACGCGTACACGCAGGTCGTCCGTGAGACACTCGACGTGTTCTCCGAGGTGGAGAGCCGCCCGACCCCACGACACCCGCCTCGGGAGTACTCGTACCGTGGCCGGACTCCCGGCTATCAACCGACAGCGTCGGAGGACCCACACAACGCCTGGATAACCCGGTGTCGAGTCGAGGGAGCCGAGACCGGGCCGCTGACTGGAATGACTGTCGGTCTCAAGGACAACGTGAGCCTCGCCGGTATCGAACTGACGAACGGCTCGCGGGTGATGGAGGGGTACGTGCCCGCCTGCGACGCGACGATAGTCACTCGACTGCTCGAAGCGGGTGCGACTATCACCGGAAAGACGAACCTCTGGAGCTTCTCGTCCGGCGCTCCGGAGTTCGGTCACGTGAGGAACCCCCGAAACCCCGAGTACAGTGTCGGCCACTCGTCCTCGGGGAGCACGGCGGCTGTTGCAGCGGGCGAGGTCGACATCGGCATCGGAAGCGACCAGGGCGGTTCGGTCCGTATGCCGGCCTCGTTCGCGGGCGTCGTCGGACTGAAACCGACGTACGGGCTGATTCCCTACACCGGTATCTTCGGTGCCGATCCATCACTCGACCACGTCGGTCCGCTGACGAGAAGCGTCGAAGAGGCGGCACTGGTGACCGAGGTGCTCGCCGGTCGCGACGGCTTAGACCCCCGCCAACCCCGTGACCTGTCCGTCCGGAACTACGTCGAGGCGCTGCAGTCGGAGGTCTCGGAGCTGACAGTCGCCGTCCTCTCGGAGGGGTTCGACGCGGGCGGCGGCGAATCTGACGTCACCGCGGCTGTCGCCGATGCCGTCGAAACGCTCGCGGACTGTGGGGTCGAGATACAGGAGGTGTCCGTCCCGATGCACGACCGGGCCGGCGAGCTCTCGGTCGTCGTTGCGCTCTACGGGATGGGACAGTTGTTCAGACAGCACGGTCTCTCTCCGGGGTTCGACGGATGGTACGACACCGGAGCCATCGACTACGTGAGCCGAGCACTCGCCGCTCGAAGCAGTGACCTGCCGGCGACGGTGACCCACGCGATACTCGTATCGGAGTTCCTGCGACGGAACTACGGCGGGTCGCTGTACGCGAAGGCGAAGAATCTCACCCTACAGCTGCGAGCGGCCTACGACGACGCGCTCGCGGACGCGGATGCACTGGTCATGCCCACCGTCCCCATGAAGCCCCCTGCGTTCGGGTCGAGTATGGACCTCGAAAAGATGCGGCGGACCGGCCCGGGCTTTGCGGAGACGGTGAACACGGAGCCGTTCAACCTCTCGCACCATCCCGCGCTGTCGGTTCCGTGCGCAACAGTGGACGACGTGCCGGTCGGAGCGATGTTCGTGGCGAGCCACTTCGACGAGCCGACACTCTTTGCGCTCGGTGCCGCCCTCGAGCGACAGACAGAACAGTAG
- a CDS encoding amidase, which produces MCDRIETLDDEIHAFVAESVAETRISAQLARLENERRDRQFRPPLYGVPVALKDVFRADGFPTKAGSSLPTELLDGPESAVVRALRDLGAVVVGKTVTTEFTHLPTGETRNPHAVDHTPGGSSSGSAAAVAAGMCPLALGSETTGSVIRPAAFCGVVGFRPTTGRLPTEGLISLAPTADTVGLFTQDLEGVRRVASLLCTNWTTRRRPGSLPTIGVPTGPYLDQASQAAIRRFRAQVSSLESAGFEVERMRFFDDIQEINTLHDALLAAEAAGVHAEWYTRYPARYSAEMAELVARGDDVSVETLGRAKRSMKRTRASVESAFASADLDVIVAPPAPSVAPEGLDDDGDPVMNLPWTHAGVPTVTLPVGSTDAGLPYGIACIGRFGRDEGLLSHSRTIDEQFRDTSD; this is translated from the coding sequence GTGTGTGACCGAATCGAGACTCTGGACGACGAGATACACGCATTCGTCGCCGAATCGGTGGCCGAAACGCGGATCTCGGCTCAGCTGGCTCGGCTCGAAAACGAACGGCGCGATAGGCAGTTTCGACCGCCGCTGTACGGCGTTCCGGTCGCTCTGAAAGACGTCTTTCGCGCCGACGGCTTTCCGACAAAAGCGGGCTCGTCGCTCCCCACTGAGCTGCTCGATGGACCCGAATCGGCGGTGGTACGTGCATTACGTGACCTTGGGGCGGTCGTCGTGGGGAAAACGGTGACGACGGAATTTACGCACCTGCCGACGGGCGAGACCCGGAACCCGCACGCGGTCGACCACACGCCGGGGGGGTCAAGCAGCGGTTCCGCGGCGGCCGTCGCGGCGGGGATGTGTCCCCTGGCTCTCGGCTCGGAAACCACTGGCTCGGTCATCAGACCAGCGGCGTTCTGCGGTGTCGTCGGGTTTCGCCCGACCACCGGCCGGCTCCCGACCGAGGGGCTGATTTCCCTGGCGCCGACCGCGGACACCGTGGGCCTCTTTACACAGGACCTCGAGGGCGTTCGTCGGGTCGCCTCCCTGCTGTGTACGAACTGGACAACCCGACGGCGACCCGGCTCGCTCCCGACGATCGGCGTCCCGACCGGCCCCTATCTCGACCAAGCTTCACAGGCGGCGATACGACGGTTCAGAGCACAGGTCTCCTCGCTCGAATCGGCGGGGTTCGAGGTCGAGCGGATGCGTTTTTTCGACGATATCCAGGAGATAAACACCCTTCACGACGCGTTACTCGCCGCCGAGGCGGCGGGTGTCCACGCCGAGTGGTACACGCGATATCCCGCGCGCTATTCGGCGGAGATGGCCGAACTCGTCGCACGCGGCGACGACGTTTCCGTCGAGACGCTCGGGCGGGCAAAGCGCAGCATGAAACGGACACGCGCCAGCGTCGAGTCGGCATTTGCTTCAGCGGACCTCGATGTTATCGTCGCGCCGCCGGCACCGAGTGTCGCACCGGAAGGACTCGACGACGACGGCGACCCGGTGATGAACCTCCCGTGGACACACGCAGGGGTCCCGACTGTGACGCTTCCGGTCGGGTCGACGGACGCCGGGCTTCCGTACGGCATCGCCTGTATCGGGCGGTTCGGACGGGACGAGGGGCTGCTCTCACACAGTCGAACGATAGACGAGCAGTTCCGGGACACGTCCGACTAG
- a CDS encoding dihydroorotase, translated as MNAQLVVTDGTLVTPDRKVAGDLLVDDGRITGIVSPGTVVDADTTVDASGKLVLPGVVDPHVHVNGPNTIDGYEAGSRAAALGGVTSFITFAWQGWDSPDSQFSSDGTLHEAVERQYDAASSSLVDFSVHATLTRDDPAALEEISDLVDGGIVSFKIFTTYDFGLRNGFIERVFEELAETGGVAVLHTEDDDVCSMRESVLRAEGRGEPASYPDSRPDHAEAMAADDAVRMAQKAGNKYYGIHTSCRAVADIIEAAQTDKSQIRGETCVHYTTLDRSAYETQGLLPMIAPPLRTGDDVDAMFEHLTRGTLDVVSTDHVAFTEASKQTDNWWESEYGANSVQHSLPVFHDEAVNKRGMSYPKLVRLMCTNPARIFGLTDKGTLEPGTDADFVLFDPDGTQTIDATENESEADYSIYEGREVTGSVTATYLRGECIAADGEILGEPGYGESVEREAPNWNE; from the coding sequence ATGAACGCCCAGCTGGTAGTCACGGACGGAACACTGGTCACGCCGGACAGGAAGGTTGCGGGCGACCTCCTCGTCGATGACGGCCGAATCACCGGAATCGTCTCGCCCGGGACGGTCGTCGACGCCGACACGACGGTCGATGCATCCGGTAAGCTGGTTCTACCCGGCGTGGTCGACCCGCACGTCCACGTGAACGGGCCGAACACGATTGACGGCTACGAGGCCGGAAGCCGGGCCGCAGCGCTGGGTGGCGTGACGAGCTTCATCACCTTTGCGTGGCAAGGGTGGGACAGCCCCGACTCGCAGTTCTCCAGTGACGGGACCCTCCACGAGGCTGTCGAGCGCCAGTACGACGCGGCCAGTTCGTCGCTCGTCGATTTCAGCGTCCACGCGACCCTCACGAGAGACGACCCGGCGGCGCTCGAAGAGATATCCGATCTCGTCGACGGCGGAATCGTCTCGTTCAAAATCTTCACGACCTACGATTTCGGCCTCCGAAACGGGTTCATAGAACGGGTGTTCGAGGAGCTCGCGGAGACGGGTGGGGTCGCCGTCCTCCACACCGAAGACGACGACGTCTGCAGTATGAGGGAATCGGTACTGCGTGCGGAAGGGCGCGGTGAACCGGCGTCGTATCCCGACTCGCGGCCCGACCACGCGGAGGCGATGGCGGCGGACGACGCGGTACGGATGGCCCAGAAGGCGGGCAACAAGTACTACGGCATACACACCTCCTGTCGAGCGGTCGCCGATATCATCGAGGCGGCACAGACGGACAAGTCCCAGATACGCGGTGAGACGTGTGTCCACTACACGACGCTCGACAGATCTGCGTACGAAACCCAGGGGCTGCTCCCCATGATCGCCCCGCCGCTCAGGACGGGCGACGATGTCGACGCGATGTTCGAGCACCTGACGCGTGGAACGCTGGACGTCGTCTCCACCGACCACGTGGCGTTCACCGAGGCGAGCAAGCAGACGGACAACTGGTGGGAGTCGGAGTACGGCGCCAACAGCGTACAACACAGCCTCCCCGTCTTCCACGACGAGGCCGTCAACAAGCGTGGCATGTCGTATCCGAAGCTGGTCCGACTGATGTGTACGAACCCGGCCCGGATATTCGGACTGACCGACAAAGGGACGCTCGAACCCGGAACGGATGCCGACTTCGTCCTGTTCGACCCCGATGGGACACAGACTATCGACGCGACCGAGAACGAGTCGGAAGCGGACTACTCGATCTACGAGGGCCGAGAGGTCACCGGCAGCGTTACCGCTACCTATCTCCGCGGGGAGTGCATTGCCGCCGACGGCGAAATACTCGGGGAACCCGGTTACGGCGAGTCGGTCGAGCGGGAGGCACCGAACTGGAACGAGTAG